Part of the Nocardia farcinica genome, CGCCGACGACCACGCCGATGGTGCCGTCGCGCAACGGCACCACGTCGTACCAGTCGCCGCCGATCTCGAGCGGCGGCAGCGCGGGCTCGTAGTGCACCGAGAACCGGGGCGGCAGCTCGATCGGGCCGAGCATCGCCCGCTGGAGTGTCAGCGAGGTGGCGCGGGCCTGATCGAAGTTGCGTGCCCGCTGCACCGCGACGCTGAGATGACCGATCAGCAGGGAGAACAACGTCCAGTCCGCGCTGCTGATCGCGCGCGGCGCGGCGAAACGCAACCACAGTGCGGCATCGCCGGTTTCGCCCAGCGGCGCCACGATCCCCTCGGAGCTGTCGGCCTGTTCGGGGATGGCCGACAGGCTGCGCGGTGGTCGGCGGCGGGCACGGTCGAGCAACCGACGGGTGGTGTCGTCGGCGGCGTCGGCACCCGCCTCCCCGGAGACATACACCTCGGGCGCCCCGTTGCGGGTGGGCCAGACCATCACGACGGCGGCTTCCGCGCCGACGGTGCCGCGCAGTTCGTCCAGCCCGACCGAGAGCACCTCCACCACCGTGGTCGCCGCGCCGACCGCGGTCGCCAGCCGGGAGGCGGCCTGGTCCCGGGCCTGCGCGTCGTGTTCGGCGGTGACGTCGCGGATGGTGCCGACGTAGACCAGCTCGTTGTTCTCCGGCTTGACCAGCGCGCTGGTGCTCACCGCCAGCCACAGCCTGCGTCCGTCGCGGTGCCGGATCGGCAGCACGAACCGGGAGGCCTCGGTGCCCAGGTCGGGGTAGCGCGGCCCGTCCGGCAGCGACCACGGGTGCGGCAGTGGATAGGGCAGCCCGGCGGCCCCGTAGCCGGTGAGCGCGCCGAAGGCCGAGTTCACTTCGATGATGGCGCCGGTGGCGTCGGCGACGAAGAAGCCGTCCTGCAACGACTCGACCAGGGCGGTGCGGAAGGCGTCGCGGCCGGCCAGGTCGTCGGCGCGGGAGCGCTGCTGTTCGTAGCGGCGGGTGCCGTCGAGGTAGCCGCGGGTGGCGATGTCGAGCGCGGCCAGCGTCTGCAGCAGGAACTCCAGTGCGGTCTCGGCGACGCGCGGATCGGCGGCGGCGCGTTCGGCCTCGGCGGCCAGCCGGAAGTGGTGTTCGGTGAGGTCGAGCAGGCTGATGCCCTCCACCAGCGCCCGCCTGCCCAGGTCGTAGCCCTCGGTGAGGGTGTCGTGGGTGGGCGAATCCAGGTGCCGCCGAAGCGCTTCGGTGTAGTCGTCGAGAAAGCCGGGCAGCGCCTCGCTCATCGGAAGCCACCGCCGCCGTTGCTGCTGCCGCGACTGCGCGCGGCCAGCACGAGCGCGTCGTCGGTGTCCTTGGCGTAGCGGGCCAGCAGGTCGCCGGTGATGTCGGCGGTGGACTTGGCCAGGTCGATGCCCTCGGCCGCCTCGGCCACGATGCCGTCGGTGGCCATCAGCAACAGATCACCCGCCCGCACCCGCACGGTCTGCGGTTGCAGCGTGGGCGGCAGTCGATAGCCGACGATGCCGCCGGTCAGCAGCGCGGTCGCGCGCACCGCCAGCCCGGCCGGACCCGCGGTGAGCACCCGGGATTCGACATTGCCGACGCCGAGCCAGTGGATCGCGTCCTCGTCGAAGAGCGCCAGCGACACCGCCGCGCCCCGGGTATCCGACATCGCCCGATGGCACAGCACCATGAGCACATCCAGTGGCTCGCCGCGGTTCTCGGTGAGCACCCGCACCGCGCGGTCGGTGGCGTCGGCCGCCGCGGCGCCGTGCCCGAGTCCGTCGATGACCGCCATCAACGCGGTGCCACCGCCCGCGTCGAGCACCACACCGCGGTCGCCCGAGAGTTGCTGTCCCGGCAGTGCCCGACCGGCCACCGCCCATTCGACCCGGCCGATGAGCCCGTCCTCATGCACCGTTGGGTACCCACTTCCACATCTCCACCAACGTGCCGCGACCGGGCGCGGAATCGATGGTGAGCCGGTCCATCAGGCGGCGCGCACCGGGCAGGCCCAGGCCGAGGCCGCGTCCGGTGGAGTAACCGTCCTCGAGCGCGCGGGCGATGTCGCGGATGCCAGGGCCCTGGTCCTCGGCCTGCACGATCAGCGCCCGCCTGCCCTCGCGGTCGTCCACGAGCAGGCGGATCTCGCCGGTTCCTGCGTAACTGGTGATGTTGCGGGCGATTTCGGAGATGGCCGTCGAGATCATGGTGCGGTCGGTGAGGGAGAAGCCGAGTTCGGCCGCCAGCTCCCGTCCGGCCTGCCGAGCGGTCACGATGTCCTCCGACATCTTGACCACGATCACGACGTTCTCAGCGGCCACTGTCACGACCATCTCGCTGGCGACGTCTGGCGGACTTGCGCTCCAGCCACGCCAGCCCCTCCTCGAGGTCGAGGGCGGTGTGCATGTCCTCGAAGGTGAGTCCGAGTTGCACCATGGCGAAGGCGACTTCGGGTTGCAGCCCGACGATGACGGTCTCCGCGCCGCGCAACTGCGTCATGTGCGCGATGGTGCGCAGCGACCGCGCGGCGAAGGAGTCCATCACATCGATCGCGGTGACGTCGACGATGATGCCGTGCGCCCGGTATTTGCTGACCTGTTTCATCAGGTCGTCCTGTAGGCGCTCGGTGTCCGCGTCGGTCAATGCGGATTGGACCGACGCGATCAGATAGGTGCCTTGCTTGAGGATGGGTACGGGCATCGGTGACCGCTCAGCGCCCGTCGCGTTCGATGGACCGGTCGGTCACCCGGGTGACTTCGTAGCCGAGCAGCCGCTCGGCCTCCTCGATGCCGCCCTGCAGGTCGCCGACGGCGTTCATCTTCGACAGGTCCAGCCCGATCGTCACCAGCGTCAGCGCGATCTCCGAGGACAGGCCGGTGATGATCACGCTCGCGCCCATCAGGCCGGACGCGTCGACGGTCTGGACCAGGTGGTTGGCCACTGTCGAGTCGATCGTCGGCACGCCGGTGATGTCGATGACGACGACCTTGGCGCGGTTGGCGCGGATGGCGCGCAGCAGCTGTTCGGTGAGCTGGCGGGCGCGCTGGCTGTCGAGCACGCCGATGATCGGCAGGATCAGCAGCTGCTCGCGCACCTGCAGCACCGGCGTGGACAGCTCGCGGATGGCCTCCTGCTGCTGGCGGATGACGCGCTCGCGCTCCTGCACGAAGGAGATCGCCACGGTGCTCGCGATGCGGTTCGCGGCGGGTTCGTAGGCGTCGAGGACGTGGTTGAGCAGTTCGAAGTTGGACTGGTACTTCTCGAACAGCGAGCGCGCGAGCACGTCGCGCAGCAGCAGCACGATGCCGATGACCTCGTCGGTCTCCACGCCCCGGGGGATGATGCGTTCGGACAGGTCGCGGGCGTAGGCCTGGAGTGCCTCGACGCTGCCGGTCTCGAGCACCTCGACGTAGTTGTCGTAGATGGAGGTGGCCTCGGAGAAGATCTCCTCC contains:
- a CDS encoding ATP-binding protein, which translates into the protein MVVTVAAENVVIVVKMSEDIVTARQAGRELAAELGFSLTDRTMISTAISEIARNITSYAGTGEIRLLVDDREGRRALIVQAEDQGPGIRDIARALEDGYSTGRGLGLGLPGARRLMDRLTIDSAPGRGTLVEMWKWVPNGA
- a CDS encoding SpoIIE family protein phosphatase; translated protein: MSEALPGFLDDYTEALRRHLDSPTHDTLTEGYDLGRRALVEGISLLDLTEHHFRLAAEAERAAADPRVAETALEFLLQTLAALDIATRGYLDGTRRYEQQRSRADDLAGRDAFRTALVESLQDGFFVADATGAIIEVNSAFGALTGYGAAGLPYPLPHPWSLPDGPRYPDLGTEASRFVLPIRHRDGRRLWLAVSTSALVKPENNELVYVGTIRDVTAEHDAQARDQAASRLATAVGAATTVVEVLSVGLDELRGTVGAEAAVVMVWPTRNGAPEVYVSGEAGADAADDTTRRLLDRARRRPPRSLSAIPEQADSSEGIVAPLGETGDAALWLRFAAPRAISSADWTLFSLLIGHLSVAVQRARNFDQARATSLTLQRAMLGPIELPPRFSVHYEPALPPLEIGGDWYDVVPLRDGTIGVVVGDCVGRGLSAAVVMGQLRTAGRALLLRGAGPAQLLAELDTVAARIPGAMCTTACVAVLDPVRGIVRYSSAGHMPPILAEVGKPGRLLEGGRSVPLATFEMPRRPEATTALAPGSTLVLFTDGLVEQRGVDIDEGFAKICAVLADTGGRLPREVADAVLRELSPAAGYDDDVAMVVYRQPPAPLHLRVPAEATRLSALRRTLQAWFSAAAVPHDLAADLVAAANEACSNSIEHAYRAAADSGEVVDLAARIELDPDGDTERLVIEVVDTGTWQPRSPDPGYRGRGLDMMRALTEELDIDHSGPGTRVRMSVTLPAIKSPVANPLRGTQRRSG
- a CDS encoding STAS domain-containing protein; its protein translation is MSEVSMSLSAESLPAGPVDNLLPQLVEHLRQNRTALREEWARRITDAQLLTAMTPEEIFSEATSIYDNYVEVLETGSVEALQAYARDLSERIIPRGVETDEVIGIVLLLRDVLARSLFEKYQSNFELLNHVLDAYEPAANRIASTVAISFVQERERVIRQQQEAIRELSTPVLQVREQLLILPIIGVLDSQRARQLTEQLLRAIRANRAKVVVIDITGVPTIDSTVANHLVQTVDASGLMGASVIITGLSSEIALTLVTIGLDLSKMNAVGDLQGGIEEAERLLGYEVTRVTDRSIERDGR
- a CDS encoding SpoIIE family protein phosphatase; the encoded protein is MHEDGLIGRVEWAVAGRALPGQQLSGDRGVVLDAGGGTALMAVIDGLGHGAAAADATDRAVRVLTENRGEPLDVLMVLCHRAMSDTRGAAVSLALFDEDAIHWLGVGNVESRVLTAGPAGLAVRATALLTGGIVGYRLPPTLQPQTVRVRAGDLLLMATDGIVAEAAEGIDLAKSTADITGDLLARYAKDTDDALVLAARSRGSSNGGGGFR
- a CDS encoding STAS domain-containing protein, with amino-acid sequence MPVPILKQGTYLIASVQSALTDADTERLQDDLMKQVSKYRAHGIIVDVTAIDVMDSFAARSLRTIAHMTQLRGAETVIVGLQPEVAFAMVQLGLTFEDMHTALDLEEGLAWLERKSARRRQRDGRDSGR